The Zalophus californianus isolate mZalCal1 chromosome 8, mZalCal1.pri.v2, whole genome shotgun sequence genome has a segment encoding these proteins:
- the C8H2orf74 gene encoding uncharacterized protein C2orf74 homolog isoform X2, which yields MRCGVPGPVEVVAECLWVPLWPDSKFVDESFQSKKDEETEKSPCTDANGGEDCLAANAETNNSADQEKTILTPITDLNAPMRPGILVQRRSKEDTPLENKENIEEEEDKTKEKQEPKNAGGNEEELALSPPKDQDEDLQKPPTPLTRTPSGVENHKRPLKGVTFSREVIVVDLGKEYPIPRSYTREHKERK from the exons ATGCGCTGTGGGGTCCCGGGTCCTGTTGAAGTGGTCGCGGAATGTTTGTGGGTCCCTCTTTGGCCGGATTCCAAATTCGTGGATGAGAG tttccaaagcaagaaagatgaagagacagaaaaaagtcCTTGTACAGATGCTAATGGAGGTGAAGATTGTTTAGCTGCTAATGCGGAGACAAACAATTCAGCAGACCAAGAAAA GACTATCCTAACACCAATCACGGACTTAAATGCACCCATGAGGCCTGGCATTCTTGTCCAGAGACGGAGTAAAGAAGACACACCCttagaaaacaaagagaacatagaagaggaggaggacaaaacaaaagagaagcaaGAGCCTAAGAATGCTGGAGGAAATGAAGAGGAGCTCGCCTTATCTCCTCCCAAGGACCAG GATGAAGATTTGCAAAAACCACCCACACCTCTCACTAGAACTCCTTCAGGTGttgaaaaccacaaaagacctttaAAAGGAGTGACATTTTCTAGGGAGGTAATTGTTGTGGACCTTGGGAAGGAATACCCGATACCTCGAAGCTATACTCGAGaacataaagagagaaaatga
- the C8H2orf74 gene encoding uncharacterized protein C2orf74 homolog isoform X1: protein MSFETTAITFFILLLICFICILLLLVVFLYKCFQSKKDEETEKSPCTDANGGEDCLAANAETNNSADQEKTILTPITDLNAPMRPGILVQRRSKEDTPLENKENIEEEEDKTKEKQEPKNAGGNEEELALSPPKDQDEDLQKPPTPLTRTPSGVENHKRPLKGVTFSREVIVVDLGKEYPIPRSYTREHKERK, encoded by the exons ATGAGCTTTGAAACCACAGCAATCACTTTCTTCATCCTCCTTCTAATTTGCTTCATTTGCATCCTCCTTTTATTGGtggtttttttatataaatg tttccaaagcaagaaagatgaagagacagaaaaaagtcCTTGTACAGATGCTAATGGAGGTGAAGATTGTTTAGCTGCTAATGCGGAGACAAACAATTCAGCAGACCAAGAAAA GACTATCCTAACACCAATCACGGACTTAAATGCACCCATGAGGCCTGGCATTCTTGTCCAGAGACGGAGTAAAGAAGACACACCCttagaaaacaaagagaacatagaagaggaggaggacaaaacaaaagagaagcaaGAGCCTAAGAATGCTGGAGGAAATGAAGAGGAGCTCGCCTTATCTCCTCCCAAGGACCAG GATGAAGATTTGCAAAAACCACCCACACCTCTCACTAGAACTCCTTCAGGTGttgaaaaccacaaaagacctttaAAAGGAGTGACATTTTCTAGGGAGGTAATTGTTGTGGACCTTGGGAAGGAATACCCGATACCTCGAAGCTATACTCGAGaacataaagagagaaaatga
- the C8H2orf74 gene encoding uncharacterized protein C2orf74 homolog isoform X3: MRGAMILDFQNYENFQSKKDEETEKSPCTDANGGEDCLAANAETNNSADQEKTILTPITDLNAPMRPGILVQRRSKEDTPLENKENIEEEEDKTKEKQEPKNAGGNEEELALSPPKDQDEDLQKPPTPLTRTPSGVENHKRPLKGVTFSREVIVVDLGKEYPIPRSYTREHKERK, encoded by the exons ATGAGAG Gtgccatgatcttggacttccagaactatgagaa tttccaaagcaagaaagatgaagagacagaaaaaagtcCTTGTACAGATGCTAATGGAGGTGAAGATTGTTTAGCTGCTAATGCGGAGACAAACAATTCAGCAGACCAAGAAAA GACTATCCTAACACCAATCACGGACTTAAATGCACCCATGAGGCCTGGCATTCTTGTCCAGAGACGGAGTAAAGAAGACACACCCttagaaaacaaagagaacatagaagaggaggaggacaaaacaaaagagaagcaaGAGCCTAAGAATGCTGGAGGAAATGAAGAGGAGCTCGCCTTATCTCCTCCCAAGGACCAG GATGAAGATTTGCAAAAACCACCCACACCTCTCACTAGAACTCCTTCAGGTGttgaaaaccacaaaagacctttaAAAGGAGTGACATTTTCTAGGGAGGTAATTGTTGTGGACCTTGGGAAGGAATACCCGATACCTCGAAGCTATACTCGAGaacataaagagagaaaatga